In Chiroxiphia lanceolata isolate bChiLan1 chromosome 9, bChiLan1.pri, whole genome shotgun sequence, one DNA window encodes the following:
- the PTPRC gene encoding receptor-type tyrosine-protein phosphatase C isoform X4: MFLWLKLLAFGVALLRQDAFLKGEDTTMTTPDDYNSTSLHSTTSPVSTPANTGITPTHTIGTTVTTSLPCGDGIDSSIIEEYSNNTADIELRNLTISREYLIVEENKRITADSTTYTVNLQKCMTYTVQVKSCPDNYLTVPPVNSEPFVVEKENSTCALLCWSSSLACADVTPVCTDPVSSTDSPDCIPPNQKTCKSLSHLSPNRMYNCYGTMYFHKNVVANQSFTITTDYGAPEAPENLDVKFSETNVEVTWTKPSNTSKGPIHGYLVQCFVYGQVFCKETEINTTHWTFNIPEPYSNVSVWVTAYTNSKQNRKLKSQPKKHNFTTQEGVPEKVTAVEAKLTADNAVQIKCKRQKVYGPQTIFELTWENDGKTYERSENCEFTIGDLSYLTNYTFKISVFNNVRRGEAVRGSIKTRYNSKALIIFLAFLIIVTSIALLLVLYKIYDLHQKKLSNSSEDVNLVAVKDDERQLLNIEPIPSEQLLDTYKRKIADEGRLFLDEFQSIPRVFSKFSIKEAKKSHNQNKNRYIDILPYDHNRVELSEIPGDPGSDYINASYIDGFKEPRKYIAAQGPKDETTDDFWRMIWEQKATIIVMVTRCEEGKRNKCAQYWPSMENGSATYGDIIVKINESKTCPDYVIQKLHITNGRERTAGRDVTHIQFTSWPDHGVPEDPHLLLKLRRRVNALSNFFSGPIVVHCSAGVGRTGTYIGIDAMLEGLDAEGRVDVYGYVVKLRRQRCLMVQVESQYILIHQALVEYNQYGETEVSLSELHSYLNNLKRKDHPSDPSLLEAEFQRLPSYKGWRTQNTGNREENRSKNRNANVIPYDFNRVPIRHEDECNKEGEHDSDDSSDEDSDCEESSKYINASFITGYWGSKAMIATQGPLQETISDFWQMVFQRKVKVIVMLTELKEGDQELCAQYWGEEKQTHDGIEVQMTDVNRCPSYTIRAFDVTHLKTKETQKVYQYQYHKWSGFDVPETPKDLVGMIEKVKQKIPSRQVTEDNRRTRSVPLVVHCRDGSQQTGVFCALMTLLESAETEEVIDVFQVVKALRRTRLGVVPTFDHYQFLYDTIASTYPAQNGQIKKNSRQEDKVEFCSEVGKTDQETDLITIDLTPPTPEENEPPEICDDSKAADSTKGTESSTNGPTTPVLT, translated from the exons gAGAAGATACAACAATGACCACACCTG ATGATTACAATTCAACATCCTTGCACAGCACCACCTCACCAGTCAGCACGCCAGCAAACACTGGGATCACCCCCACTCACACAATAG GAACCACCGTGACAACTTCATTACCTTGTG gtgATGGTATCGATAGCAGCATAATTGAAGAATACAGCAATAACACCGCTGACATTGAGCTGAGAAATCTCACAATATCCAGAGAATATTTAATtgtggaggaaaacaaaagaataactGCAGATTCCACCACCTATACAGTAAATCTTCAGAAATGCATGACATACACAGTTCAAGTTAAATCCTGTCCAGACAATTATCTTACTGTTCCACCAG TCAACAGTGAACCTTTTGTagttgagaaagaaaacagcacatgTGCATTGTTATGTTGGAGTAGCTCACTCGCCTGTGCTGATGTGACTCCTGTCTGCACAG ATCCAGTAAGCTCTACAGATTCACCAGACTGCATACCTCCAAATCAAAAGACGTGTAAAAGTCTGAGCCATTTATCACCCAACCGCATGTACAACTGCTATGGAACCatgtattttcataaaaatgtgGTTGCCAACCAAAGCTTCACCATAACTACAGATTATGGTG cTCCAGAAGCACCAGAAAACCTTGATGTAAAATTTAGTGAAACAAATGTAGAAGTTACATGGACGAAACCTAGCAACACTTCAAAGGGTCCCATACATGGCTACCTTGTGCAATGCTTTGTGTATGGCCAAG ttttttgtaaggaaacagaaatcaaCACGACTCACTGGACTTTCAACATACCTGAACCCTATAGCAACGTTTCTGTATGGGTGACTGCATATACGaactccaaacaaaacagaaaacttaaGAGTCAACCCAAAAAGCATAACTTTACAACACAAGAAGGAG TACCAGAGAAAGTGACTGCTGTTGAAGCAAAGTTGACAGCTGATAATGCTGTCCAAATTAAGTGCAAACGTCAAAAAGTGTATGGACCACAAACAATATTTGAATTGACTTGGGAGAATGATGGAAAAACCTATGAGAGAAGCGAGAATTGTGAGTTTACAATAGGAGATCTTTCATACTTGACAAATTATACATTCAAG ATCTCAGTGTTTAACAACGTACGTAGAGGGGAGGCAGTACGGGGGAGTATAAAAACCAGAT ACAATTCTAAAGCCCTGATTATATTCTTGGCATTCTTGATCATTGTGACATCAATTGCTTTACTACTGGTTCTGTACAAAATCTATGATCTTCACCAAAAAAAGCTTAG CAATTCTTCTGAAGACGTGAACCTTGTTGCAG TTAAAGATGATGAGAGGCAACTTCTCAACATAGAACCAATACCTTCAGAGCAATTGCTGGACACATACAAGAGGAAGATTGCAGATGAAGGAAGGCTTTTCTTGGATGAATTTCAG AGTATTCCTAGAGTTTTCAGTAAATTTTCTATAAAGGAAGCCAAAAAGAGCCATAATCAGAACAAAAACCGTTACATTGATATTCTTCCAT atGACCATAACCGTGTTGAGCTCTCAGAGATCCCAGGAGATCCAGGATCGGACTATATCAATGCAAGTTATATTGAT GGCTTCAAAGAACCAAGAAAATACATTGCTGCACAAG GCCCCAAGGATGAAACCACAGATGATTTCTGGAGAATGATCTGGGAACAGAAGGCAACAATTATTGTCATGGTGACTCGCtgtgaggaaggaaagagg AACAAGTGTGCCCAGTACTGGCCATCAATGGAGAATGGATCTGCAACCTATGGGGACATCATTGTGAAGATCAATGAAAGTAAAACATGTCCAGACTATGTCATCCAGAAACTACACATCACAAAT ggaagagaaaggacagCTGGAAGAGATGTCACTCATATTCAGTTCACAAGCTGGCCAGACCACGGAGTCCCTGAGGATCCACATCTCCTTCTCAAACTCCGACGCAGAGTTAATGCTCTCAGCAACTTTTTTAGTGGCCCAATAGTAGTTCATTGCAG TGCTGGTGTTGGGCGCACTGGGACATATATAGGAATCGATGCCatgctggaggggctggatgCAGAAGGCAGAGTGGATGTTTACGGCTACGTTGTGAAGCTGCGTCGGCAGCGATGCCTCATGGTTCAAGTAGAG TCACAGTACATCCTTATTCATCAAGCACTCGTGGAATACAATCAGTATGGAGAAACAGAGGTCAGTCTCTCCGAGCTGCATTCCTACCTTAacaatctgaaaagaaaagacCATCCAAGTGATCCTTCTCTGCTGGAGGCAGAATTTCAG CGATTACCTTCCTATAAGGGGTGGCGGACGCAGAACACTGGGAATCGTGAGGAAAATAGAAGCAAAAATAGGAATGCCAATGTAATTCCAT ATGACTTTAACCGAGTGCCAATCAGGCACGAAGACGAATGCAATAAGGAGGGTGAACATGATTCAGATGATTCCTCAGATGAGGACAGCGACTGTGAAGAATCAAGCAAATACATCAATGCTTCCTTCATAACT GGTTACTGGGGTTCGAAAGCCATGATTGCAACACAGGGACCACTGCAGGAAACTATTTCTGACTTCTGGCAAATGGTGTTCCAAAGAAAAGTCAAAGTCATTGTTATGCTGACAGAGCTGAAAGAAGGAGATCAG GAACTCTGTGCACAGTactggggagaagaaaaacaaacacatgatGGCATAGAAGTTCAAATGACAGATGTCAACCGTTGCCCAAGCTATACCATACGGGCATTTGATGTTACACATTTGAAG acaaaagaaacacagaaggtGTATCAGTATCAGTATCATAAGTGGAGTGGCTTTGATGTTCCGGAAACCCCCAAAGATTTAGTCGGCATGATTGAGaaagttaaacaaaaaattccatCCAGGCAAGTCACTGAGGACAACAGGAGAACCCGCAGTGTCCCACTCGTCGTCCACTGCCG TGATGGATCACAGCAGACTGGTGTATTTTGTGCTTTAATGACCCTCCTGGAAAgtgcagaaacagaagaagTAATAGATGTTTTCCAAGTAGTAAAAGCTCTTCGTCGCACCAGGCTGGGAGTGGTCCCCACCTTT GACCATTACCAGTTTCTGTATGACACCATTGCCAGTACCTACCCTGCACAGAATGGACAAATAAAGAAGAACAGCCGACAGGAAGATAAAGTTGAATTTTGCAGTGAAGTAGGAAAAACAGATCAGGAAACTGATTTGATCACTATTGATCTTACTCCACCAACACCAGAGGAAAATGAGCCACCTGAAATATGTGATGATTCTAAGGCTGCAGATAGCACTAAGGGAACAGAAAGTTCTACAAATGGCCCCACAACTCCAGTTCTAACTTAG
- the PTPRC gene encoding receptor-type tyrosine-protein phosphatase C isoform X3, whose amino-acid sequence MFLWLKLLAFGVALLRQDAFLKGEDTTMTTPGVSPADSTYLSTHAGSTPATELSNPPHDSTAALTTRTPIASESPSSGTTVTTSLPCGDGIDSSIIEEYSNNTADIELRNLTISREYLIVEENKRITADSTTYTVNLQKCMTYTVQVKSCPDNYLTVPPVNSEPFVVEKENSTCALLCWSSSLACADVTPVCTDPVSSTDSPDCIPPNQKTCKSLSHLSPNRMYNCYGTMYFHKNVVANQSFTITTDYGAPEAPENLDVKFSETNVEVTWTKPSNTSKGPIHGYLVQCFVYGQVFCKETEINTTHWTFNIPEPYSNVSVWVTAYTNSKQNRKLKSQPKKHNFTTQEGVPEKVTAVEAKLTADNAVQIKCKRQKVYGPQTIFELTWENDGKTYERSENCEFTIGDLSYLTNYTFKISVFNNVRRGEAVRGSIKTRYNSKALIIFLAFLIIVTSIALLLVLYKIYDLHQKKLSNSSEDVNLVAVKDDERQLLNIEPIPSEQLLDTYKRKIADEGRLFLDEFQSIPRVFSKFSIKEAKKSHNQNKNRYIDILPYDHNRVELSEIPGDPGSDYINASYIDGFKEPRKYIAAQGPKDETTDDFWRMIWEQKATIIVMVTRCEEGKRNKCAQYWPSMENGSATYGDIIVKINESKTCPDYVIQKLHITNGRERTAGRDVTHIQFTSWPDHGVPEDPHLLLKLRRRVNALSNFFSGPIVVHCSAGVGRTGTYIGIDAMLEGLDAEGRVDVYGYVVKLRRQRCLMVQVESQYILIHQALVEYNQYGETEVSLSELHSYLNNLKRKDHPSDPSLLEAEFQRLPSYKGWRTQNTGNREENRSKNRNANVIPYDFNRVPIRHEDECNKEGEHDSDDSSDEDSDCEESSKYINASFITGYWGSKAMIATQGPLQETISDFWQMVFQRKVKVIVMLTELKEGDQELCAQYWGEEKQTHDGIEVQMTDVNRCPSYTIRAFDVTHLKTKETQKVYQYQYHKWSGFDVPETPKDLVGMIEKVKQKIPSRQVTEDNRRTRSVPLVVHCRDGSQQTGVFCALMTLLESAETEEVIDVFQVVKALRRTRLGVVPTFDHYQFLYDTIASTYPAQNGQIKKNSRQEDKVEFCSEVGKTDQETDLITIDLTPPTPEENEPPEICDDSKAADSTKGTESSTNGPTTPVLT is encoded by the exons gAGAAGATACAACAATGACCACACCTG GTGTCTCTCCTGCAGACAGCACATACTTGTCCACGCACGCAGGCTCCACCCCTGCCACGGAACTCAGCAATCCACCACACGACAGCACTGCTGCCCTCACCACACGCACTCCCATTGCCTCCGAGAGTCCTTCATCAG GAACCACCGTGACAACTTCATTACCTTGTG gtgATGGTATCGATAGCAGCATAATTGAAGAATACAGCAATAACACCGCTGACATTGAGCTGAGAAATCTCACAATATCCAGAGAATATTTAATtgtggaggaaaacaaaagaataactGCAGATTCCACCACCTATACAGTAAATCTTCAGAAATGCATGACATACACAGTTCAAGTTAAATCCTGTCCAGACAATTATCTTACTGTTCCACCAG TCAACAGTGAACCTTTTGTagttgagaaagaaaacagcacatgTGCATTGTTATGTTGGAGTAGCTCACTCGCCTGTGCTGATGTGACTCCTGTCTGCACAG ATCCAGTAAGCTCTACAGATTCACCAGACTGCATACCTCCAAATCAAAAGACGTGTAAAAGTCTGAGCCATTTATCACCCAACCGCATGTACAACTGCTATGGAACCatgtattttcataaaaatgtgGTTGCCAACCAAAGCTTCACCATAACTACAGATTATGGTG cTCCAGAAGCACCAGAAAACCTTGATGTAAAATTTAGTGAAACAAATGTAGAAGTTACATGGACGAAACCTAGCAACACTTCAAAGGGTCCCATACATGGCTACCTTGTGCAATGCTTTGTGTATGGCCAAG ttttttgtaaggaaacagaaatcaaCACGACTCACTGGACTTTCAACATACCTGAACCCTATAGCAACGTTTCTGTATGGGTGACTGCATATACGaactccaaacaaaacagaaaacttaaGAGTCAACCCAAAAAGCATAACTTTACAACACAAGAAGGAG TACCAGAGAAAGTGACTGCTGTTGAAGCAAAGTTGACAGCTGATAATGCTGTCCAAATTAAGTGCAAACGTCAAAAAGTGTATGGACCACAAACAATATTTGAATTGACTTGGGAGAATGATGGAAAAACCTATGAGAGAAGCGAGAATTGTGAGTTTACAATAGGAGATCTTTCATACTTGACAAATTATACATTCAAG ATCTCAGTGTTTAACAACGTACGTAGAGGGGAGGCAGTACGGGGGAGTATAAAAACCAGAT ACAATTCTAAAGCCCTGATTATATTCTTGGCATTCTTGATCATTGTGACATCAATTGCTTTACTACTGGTTCTGTACAAAATCTATGATCTTCACCAAAAAAAGCTTAG CAATTCTTCTGAAGACGTGAACCTTGTTGCAG TTAAAGATGATGAGAGGCAACTTCTCAACATAGAACCAATACCTTCAGAGCAATTGCTGGACACATACAAGAGGAAGATTGCAGATGAAGGAAGGCTTTTCTTGGATGAATTTCAG AGTATTCCTAGAGTTTTCAGTAAATTTTCTATAAAGGAAGCCAAAAAGAGCCATAATCAGAACAAAAACCGTTACATTGATATTCTTCCAT atGACCATAACCGTGTTGAGCTCTCAGAGATCCCAGGAGATCCAGGATCGGACTATATCAATGCAAGTTATATTGAT GGCTTCAAAGAACCAAGAAAATACATTGCTGCACAAG GCCCCAAGGATGAAACCACAGATGATTTCTGGAGAATGATCTGGGAACAGAAGGCAACAATTATTGTCATGGTGACTCGCtgtgaggaaggaaagagg AACAAGTGTGCCCAGTACTGGCCATCAATGGAGAATGGATCTGCAACCTATGGGGACATCATTGTGAAGATCAATGAAAGTAAAACATGTCCAGACTATGTCATCCAGAAACTACACATCACAAAT ggaagagaaaggacagCTGGAAGAGATGTCACTCATATTCAGTTCACAAGCTGGCCAGACCACGGAGTCCCTGAGGATCCACATCTCCTTCTCAAACTCCGACGCAGAGTTAATGCTCTCAGCAACTTTTTTAGTGGCCCAATAGTAGTTCATTGCAG TGCTGGTGTTGGGCGCACTGGGACATATATAGGAATCGATGCCatgctggaggggctggatgCAGAAGGCAGAGTGGATGTTTACGGCTACGTTGTGAAGCTGCGTCGGCAGCGATGCCTCATGGTTCAAGTAGAG TCACAGTACATCCTTATTCATCAAGCACTCGTGGAATACAATCAGTATGGAGAAACAGAGGTCAGTCTCTCCGAGCTGCATTCCTACCTTAacaatctgaaaagaaaagacCATCCAAGTGATCCTTCTCTGCTGGAGGCAGAATTTCAG CGATTACCTTCCTATAAGGGGTGGCGGACGCAGAACACTGGGAATCGTGAGGAAAATAGAAGCAAAAATAGGAATGCCAATGTAATTCCAT ATGACTTTAACCGAGTGCCAATCAGGCACGAAGACGAATGCAATAAGGAGGGTGAACATGATTCAGATGATTCCTCAGATGAGGACAGCGACTGTGAAGAATCAAGCAAATACATCAATGCTTCCTTCATAACT GGTTACTGGGGTTCGAAAGCCATGATTGCAACACAGGGACCACTGCAGGAAACTATTTCTGACTTCTGGCAAATGGTGTTCCAAAGAAAAGTCAAAGTCATTGTTATGCTGACAGAGCTGAAAGAAGGAGATCAG GAACTCTGTGCACAGTactggggagaagaaaaacaaacacatgatGGCATAGAAGTTCAAATGACAGATGTCAACCGTTGCCCAAGCTATACCATACGGGCATTTGATGTTACACATTTGAAG acaaaagaaacacagaaggtGTATCAGTATCAGTATCATAAGTGGAGTGGCTTTGATGTTCCGGAAACCCCCAAAGATTTAGTCGGCATGATTGAGaaagttaaacaaaaaattccatCCAGGCAAGTCACTGAGGACAACAGGAGAACCCGCAGTGTCCCACTCGTCGTCCACTGCCG TGATGGATCACAGCAGACTGGTGTATTTTGTGCTTTAATGACCCTCCTGGAAAgtgcagaaacagaagaagTAATAGATGTTTTCCAAGTAGTAAAAGCTCTTCGTCGCACCAGGCTGGGAGTGGTCCCCACCTTT GACCATTACCAGTTTCTGTATGACACCATTGCCAGTACCTACCCTGCACAGAATGGACAAATAAAGAAGAACAGCCGACAGGAAGATAAAGTTGAATTTTGCAGTGAAGTAGGAAAAACAGATCAGGAAACTGATTTGATCACTATTGATCTTACTCCACCAACACCAGAGGAAAATGAGCCACCTGAAATATGTGATGATTCTAAGGCTGCAGATAGCACTAAGGGAACAGAAAGTTCTACAAATGGCCCCACAACTCCAGTTCTAACTTAG
- the PTPRC gene encoding receptor-type tyrosine-protein phosphatase C isoform X1, translating to MFLWLKLLAFGVALLRQDAFLKGEDTTMTTPGVSPADSTYLSTHAGSTPATELSNPPHDSTAALTTRTPIASESPSSDDYNSTSLHSTTSPVSTPANTGITPTHTIGTTVTTSLPCGDGIDSSIIEEYSNNTADIELRNLTISREYLIVEENKRITADSTTYTVNLQKCMTYTVQVKSCPDNYLTVPPVNSEPFVVEKENSTCALLCWSSSLACADVTPVCTDPVSSTDSPDCIPPNQKTCKSLSHLSPNRMYNCYGTMYFHKNVVANQSFTITTDYGAPEAPENLDVKFSETNVEVTWTKPSNTSKGPIHGYLVQCFVYGQVFCKETEINTTHWTFNIPEPYSNVSVWVTAYTNSKQNRKLKSQPKKHNFTTQEGVPEKVTAVEAKLTADNAVQIKCKRQKVYGPQTIFELTWENDGKTYERSENCEFTIGDLSYLTNYTFKISVFNNVRRGEAVRGSIKTRYNSKALIIFLAFLIIVTSIALLLVLYKIYDLHQKKLSNSSEDVNLVAVKDDERQLLNIEPIPSEQLLDTYKRKIADEGRLFLDEFQSIPRVFSKFSIKEAKKSHNQNKNRYIDILPYDHNRVELSEIPGDPGSDYINASYIDGFKEPRKYIAAQGPKDETTDDFWRMIWEQKATIIVMVTRCEEGKRNKCAQYWPSMENGSATYGDIIVKINESKTCPDYVIQKLHITNGRERTAGRDVTHIQFTSWPDHGVPEDPHLLLKLRRRVNALSNFFSGPIVVHCSAGVGRTGTYIGIDAMLEGLDAEGRVDVYGYVVKLRRQRCLMVQVESQYILIHQALVEYNQYGETEVSLSELHSYLNNLKRKDHPSDPSLLEAEFQRLPSYKGWRTQNTGNREENRSKNRNANVIPYDFNRVPIRHEDECNKEGEHDSDDSSDEDSDCEESSKYINASFITGYWGSKAMIATQGPLQETISDFWQMVFQRKVKVIVMLTELKEGDQELCAQYWGEEKQTHDGIEVQMTDVNRCPSYTIRAFDVTHLKTKETQKVYQYQYHKWSGFDVPETPKDLVGMIEKVKQKIPSRQVTEDNRRTRSVPLVVHCRDGSQQTGVFCALMTLLESAETEEVIDVFQVVKALRRTRLGVVPTFDHYQFLYDTIASTYPAQNGQIKKNSRQEDKVEFCSEVGKTDQETDLITIDLTPPTPEENEPPEICDDSKAADSTKGTESSTNGPTTPVLT from the exons gAGAAGATACAACAATGACCACACCTG GTGTCTCTCCTGCAGACAGCACATACTTGTCCACGCACGCAGGCTCCACCCCTGCCACGGAACTCAGCAATCCACCACACGACAGCACTGCTGCCCTCACCACACGCACTCCCATTGCCTCCGAGAGTCCTTCATCAG ATGATTACAATTCAACATCCTTGCACAGCACCACCTCACCAGTCAGCACGCCAGCAAACACTGGGATCACCCCCACTCACACAATAG GAACCACCGTGACAACTTCATTACCTTGTG gtgATGGTATCGATAGCAGCATAATTGAAGAATACAGCAATAACACCGCTGACATTGAGCTGAGAAATCTCACAATATCCAGAGAATATTTAATtgtggaggaaaacaaaagaataactGCAGATTCCACCACCTATACAGTAAATCTTCAGAAATGCATGACATACACAGTTCAAGTTAAATCCTGTCCAGACAATTATCTTACTGTTCCACCAG TCAACAGTGAACCTTTTGTagttgagaaagaaaacagcacatgTGCATTGTTATGTTGGAGTAGCTCACTCGCCTGTGCTGATGTGACTCCTGTCTGCACAG ATCCAGTAAGCTCTACAGATTCACCAGACTGCATACCTCCAAATCAAAAGACGTGTAAAAGTCTGAGCCATTTATCACCCAACCGCATGTACAACTGCTATGGAACCatgtattttcataaaaatgtgGTTGCCAACCAAAGCTTCACCATAACTACAGATTATGGTG cTCCAGAAGCACCAGAAAACCTTGATGTAAAATTTAGTGAAACAAATGTAGAAGTTACATGGACGAAACCTAGCAACACTTCAAAGGGTCCCATACATGGCTACCTTGTGCAATGCTTTGTGTATGGCCAAG ttttttgtaaggaaacagaaatcaaCACGACTCACTGGACTTTCAACATACCTGAACCCTATAGCAACGTTTCTGTATGGGTGACTGCATATACGaactccaaacaaaacagaaaacttaaGAGTCAACCCAAAAAGCATAACTTTACAACACAAGAAGGAG TACCAGAGAAAGTGACTGCTGTTGAAGCAAAGTTGACAGCTGATAATGCTGTCCAAATTAAGTGCAAACGTCAAAAAGTGTATGGACCACAAACAATATTTGAATTGACTTGGGAGAATGATGGAAAAACCTATGAGAGAAGCGAGAATTGTGAGTTTACAATAGGAGATCTTTCATACTTGACAAATTATACATTCAAG ATCTCAGTGTTTAACAACGTACGTAGAGGGGAGGCAGTACGGGGGAGTATAAAAACCAGAT ACAATTCTAAAGCCCTGATTATATTCTTGGCATTCTTGATCATTGTGACATCAATTGCTTTACTACTGGTTCTGTACAAAATCTATGATCTTCACCAAAAAAAGCTTAG CAATTCTTCTGAAGACGTGAACCTTGTTGCAG TTAAAGATGATGAGAGGCAACTTCTCAACATAGAACCAATACCTTCAGAGCAATTGCTGGACACATACAAGAGGAAGATTGCAGATGAAGGAAGGCTTTTCTTGGATGAATTTCAG AGTATTCCTAGAGTTTTCAGTAAATTTTCTATAAAGGAAGCCAAAAAGAGCCATAATCAGAACAAAAACCGTTACATTGATATTCTTCCAT atGACCATAACCGTGTTGAGCTCTCAGAGATCCCAGGAGATCCAGGATCGGACTATATCAATGCAAGTTATATTGAT GGCTTCAAAGAACCAAGAAAATACATTGCTGCACAAG GCCCCAAGGATGAAACCACAGATGATTTCTGGAGAATGATCTGGGAACAGAAGGCAACAATTATTGTCATGGTGACTCGCtgtgaggaaggaaagagg AACAAGTGTGCCCAGTACTGGCCATCAATGGAGAATGGATCTGCAACCTATGGGGACATCATTGTGAAGATCAATGAAAGTAAAACATGTCCAGACTATGTCATCCAGAAACTACACATCACAAAT ggaagagaaaggacagCTGGAAGAGATGTCACTCATATTCAGTTCACAAGCTGGCCAGACCACGGAGTCCCTGAGGATCCACATCTCCTTCTCAAACTCCGACGCAGAGTTAATGCTCTCAGCAACTTTTTTAGTGGCCCAATAGTAGTTCATTGCAG TGCTGGTGTTGGGCGCACTGGGACATATATAGGAATCGATGCCatgctggaggggctggatgCAGAAGGCAGAGTGGATGTTTACGGCTACGTTGTGAAGCTGCGTCGGCAGCGATGCCTCATGGTTCAAGTAGAG TCACAGTACATCCTTATTCATCAAGCACTCGTGGAATACAATCAGTATGGAGAAACAGAGGTCAGTCTCTCCGAGCTGCATTCCTACCTTAacaatctgaaaagaaaagacCATCCAAGTGATCCTTCTCTGCTGGAGGCAGAATTTCAG CGATTACCTTCCTATAAGGGGTGGCGGACGCAGAACACTGGGAATCGTGAGGAAAATAGAAGCAAAAATAGGAATGCCAATGTAATTCCAT ATGACTTTAACCGAGTGCCAATCAGGCACGAAGACGAATGCAATAAGGAGGGTGAACATGATTCAGATGATTCCTCAGATGAGGACAGCGACTGTGAAGAATCAAGCAAATACATCAATGCTTCCTTCATAACT GGTTACTGGGGTTCGAAAGCCATGATTGCAACACAGGGACCACTGCAGGAAACTATTTCTGACTTCTGGCAAATGGTGTTCCAAAGAAAAGTCAAAGTCATTGTTATGCTGACAGAGCTGAAAGAAGGAGATCAG GAACTCTGTGCACAGTactggggagaagaaaaacaaacacatgatGGCATAGAAGTTCAAATGACAGATGTCAACCGTTGCCCAAGCTATACCATACGGGCATTTGATGTTACACATTTGAAG acaaaagaaacacagaaggtGTATCAGTATCAGTATCATAAGTGGAGTGGCTTTGATGTTCCGGAAACCCCCAAAGATTTAGTCGGCATGATTGAGaaagttaaacaaaaaattccatCCAGGCAAGTCACTGAGGACAACAGGAGAACCCGCAGTGTCCCACTCGTCGTCCACTGCCG TGATGGATCACAGCAGACTGGTGTATTTTGTGCTTTAATGACCCTCCTGGAAAgtgcagaaacagaagaagTAATAGATGTTTTCCAAGTAGTAAAAGCTCTTCGTCGCACCAGGCTGGGAGTGGTCCCCACCTTT GACCATTACCAGTTTCTGTATGACACCATTGCCAGTACCTACCCTGCACAGAATGGACAAATAAAGAAGAACAGCCGACAGGAAGATAAAGTTGAATTTTGCAGTGAAGTAGGAAAAACAGATCAGGAAACTGATTTGATCACTATTGATCTTACTCCACCAACACCAGAGGAAAATGAGCCACCTGAAATATGTGATGATTCTAAGGCTGCAGATAGCACTAAGGGAACAGAAAGTTCTACAAATGGCCCCACAACTCCAGTTCTAACTTAG